The sequence CGCGCCATCGAGGCGGACACCACGCACGCGGTGCTGCGCGCCATCTTCGCGGACCCGAAGCACTTCCAGGTGCACGCGCCGCTGCCGGGCGCGGCCCACTTCGCGGACGAGGGCGCGGCCAACCACACGCGCCTCTTCACGCCGGGGCACAAGGCGGTGCACGTGCTCGCCTGGGGGCGCAGCGCGTGGCAGGACGTGAAGGGGCCGCAGCGCTTCCCCGCGCGCCAGACGCTGGAGTCCAGCCAGGCCCTGGCGCGGCTGCACCAACTGGCACCGGAGCAGGTGGTGCTGCCGCAGCAGCACCCGGACGGCATCGACGCGGGCGCGTTCCACACGGACGTGCTCGCGGTGGGCAACGAGCGCTTCCTCATGCTGCACGCGCTGGCGTTCGTGGAGCACCCGAAGCTGCTCCAGACGCTGCGCGAGAAGCTGGGGGACGCCTTCCGCTCCGAGGTCGCCACGGACGCGGAGCTGCCGGTGAAGGACGCCGTGCGCGCGTACCCGTTCAACTCGCAGGTGCTGTCGCTGCCGGACGGCACCATGGCCATCATCGCGCCCATCGAGAGCCGCGAGACGCCCACCGCCCGCGCGTTCCTGGAGCGCGTCGTCGCCGGGGACAACCCGGTGAAGGCGGTGCACTACCTGGACGTTCGACAGTCCATGAACAACGGCGGTGGCCCGGCGTGCCTGCGCCAGCGCATCACGCTCACGGACGCGGAGCGCGCCGCCGTCACCGCGGACGTCTTCTACTCGCCGGCCCTCCATGAGGGGCTGGCGGCGTGGGTGCGCAAGCACTACCGCGACGTGCTCAAGCCGGAGGACGTGCGGGATCCGCAGCTCGCGCGCGAGACGATGACCGCGCTCGACGAGCTGACGCGCCTGCTCAAGCTGGGCAGCGTGTACGACTTCCAGCAGTGACGTGGCCCGCCTGCCTGCCCCCCGGCGCACCGGACAGGGGCAGGCAGGCACGACCGCCCTGCTCGGGTGGCGAATGGCCGCACGCGTCGTCCGGACACACCTTGAACGTGAAGGAGGTGATGTCCCCCATGATCCCGAACGCCATCCAAAGCTATCTGCGGCGCCACCGTGTTCCCTTCGAGCGGTATGCCCACGCCCGGGCGGTGAGCGCGACGGAGCTCGCGGACGCCCTCAATGTTCCCAACTGGCGCGTGGCCAAGTCCGTCATCGTGCTGGCCGACCGGCAACCCTGGATCGTCGTCGTGCCCGCGCTGACGACCGTGGACCTGCGGCAGATCCGCCACACGCTGGGCGTCCGCACCGCGCGGCTCGCCGCCGAGTCCGAATTCGTCGACCACTTCCCTGACTGCGAGACGGGCGCCGAGCCTCCCTTCGGTGAGCTGTACGGCCTGCCCGTCGCGATGGACGAGTCGCTGAGCGTCAACGAGCGCCTGCTGTTCCGCGCCGGCTCCCACGAAGAGGCCCTGGAGATGCGCTTCCAGGACTTCGCGCGCCTGGAGTGGCCGCTGGTCGCGACCTTCATCCAGCAGCCCTCGCGGGAGAAGGAGCCGCAGGACAAGGCGTCGTACGAAGCACCGATGGAGGACTCAGGCGCGCAGGCCTGAGCCCTCAGGGCGCGGGGGCGTCGCTGAGGGCCGGTGGGCTGGACAGGTCCAGCTCCCGCGCTTTCGCATCCTCCAGCAGCGCCCCCTTGTGTGCGTCCTGGAGCGCACGCTCGCGAGCCTCCAGCCGTGTCGCCCAGGCCTCACCCTCCGCGCGCCGCGCGTCGTTGAGCGGCATGAGCCGCAGGCCCTCGTGCACCGAGCGCGCCGCCGCGTCGTAGCGCGACAGCAGCTCCTGCAGCCGGGCCACCGCGAAGTGGCTCTCCGGGCCGGGCAGCATCCCCACGACCGAGCGGCGCTGCTCCAGCGCGCGGGCCAGCAGGCCTTCCCGTTCAAAGCTGTCCGCCTCCAGCGACAGCAGGCGCGCGCGCTGACGCAGGTCCGTCAGGTACGGCGTCACCGCGGCCAGCGTGTCTCGGGACCTTCGCGTGAGGCCAGCCTCCTGCTGCCGCGCGGCCAGTGTGAAGGCCAGCTCCGCGTCGTGGGGGAAGCGCTTCACCAGCGCCTCCAGGGACTGGAGTGCCTCCGCGTGCTTGCCCTGCGCACGCCACACGTCCGCGCGCAGCAGGTGCGTGGACAGCGCATCGGGAGCGCGCCGCTCCACCTGTGCGCAGGCCGCCTCCGCCTCGGGGAGGTCCCGCTGGGCCAGCCGTCCGCGCGCCTCCTGCATCCACAGCGCGGTGGCTTCGGGCCGGCCCTCGAAGTGCTCGCGCGCCCAGACGAGCCACGCGAATCCCAGCGCGCGGCGTGAGGGCATGCCCACCAGCGCTTGCGCCAGCTCCTCCAACTGCCCGGGGGCTTCGGGCGTGAGCGTCTTCAGCTCCTCGACCGTGCGGGCCCTGGGCATGGCCTCGCCGAGCAACACGCGCGTGTCGCCGGCTTCCTGCGCGAGCCGGTACTCCAGGAAGGCCTGCTCGCGCCGGCCCAGGTGCAGCAGGGCGCGCGCGGCCACGCGGTGCGCGGACGCATCCAGGGGGCGCAGGTACAGCGTGTGATTGACGAAGGCCAACGCGTCCTTCGCGCCCGCCGCGCCGTCCGACACGGAGCCCATCGCCACCAGCCGGTACAGCAGGTAGTCCGCCGGGTGCACGTCGATGAGCTGGAGTCCCAGCGCACGCACCTCCGTACCTGGCGCGCGGGCCGACACGCGCTCCGCCAGCAGGGCCTCCGCGTCCGCCATCCTCCGCCGCCCCGGCACCAGCGCGACGAGCATCACGACGGTGAGCCCCGCCGCCAGCGCCAGCGCTGGACGCACGGGCAGGGCCCCCGTCCTCGCGCGCCCCATGGCCATGCGCTCCGCCTCACGGGGCCGGGCCACCGCGCCCAGCACCACCGCGACCGCGACGGCGCACGCCGGCAGCTCCAGGCTGAAGTCGAAGAGGTTGTGCAGCACCAGCGCCGCCACGCCGGACAGCACCGCCAGCTCCACCGGGCCGTGGTCCTCGCGCCGCACGCGCCGCACGAAGGCCCAGACGCCCAGGGGAAGCAGCAGCAGCCCCGGCACGCCCCACTCCGCCGCCACCTGCAGCAGCAGGTTCTCCGGGTGCGTGAAGGTGTTGGGGTTGGGCTCGGTCTGGTAGCGCGGGAAGGCGGCCTCGAACGCGCCGCGCCCCATGCCCAGCACCGGGAAGGCGCGGGCCGCGCGGGCCATCATCGGCCAGGGCTCCATCTTCCCCCGGCGCAGGGACTCCACGCCGTCCACGCTGCGGGCCTCCGCCCATAGCTGATCCGCCGCCAGGTACGCGCCCACGGACAGCGTCGCCAGGAGCCCCAGCAGCACCGCCGCGCCCCGTCCCCACGCGGGCCTCGCGGGAGTGCGCGCCTCGCGCCGCTGCTTCATCAACCACGCGGCGAGCAGCACCTGCCCGAAGACGAAGAACACGATGCCCGCGCGCGACAGCGACAGCAGCACGCCCGCGCCAGAGACGAGCGCCGCCATCGCGAAGGGCCACGCGCGCGAACGCGGCTGC comes from Corallococcus macrosporus and encodes:
- the astB gene encoding N-succinylarginine dihydrolase, whose protein sequence is MREYNFDGLIGPTHNYAGLSPGNLASQHHGGQPSHPREAALQGLEKMRFVSELGVGQAVLPPQPRPSLRTLRALGFTGSDEEVITRAARDAEHLLRLTSSASAMWTANAATVAPSADTADGRVHLTPANLTQMFHRAIEADTTHAVLRAIFADPKHFQVHAPLPGAAHFADEGAANHTRLFTPGHKAVHVLAWGRSAWQDVKGPQRFPARQTLESSQALARLHQLAPEQVVLPQQHPDGIDAGAFHTDVLAVGNERFLMLHALAFVEHPKLLQTLREKLGDAFRSEVATDAELPVKDAVRAYPFNSQVLSLPDGTMAIIAPIESRETPTARAFLERVVAGDNPVKAVHYLDVRQSMNNGGGPACLRQRITLTDAERAAVTADVFYSPALHEGLAAWVRKHYRDVLKPEDVRDPQLARETMTALDELTRLLKLGSVYDFQQ
- a CDS encoding aminoacyl-tRNA deacylase; the protein is MIPNAIQSYLRRHRVPFERYAHARAVSATELADALNVPNWRVAKSVIVLADRQPWIVVVPALTTVDLRQIRHTLGVRTARLAAESEFVDHFPDCETGAEPPFGELYGLPVAMDESLSVNERLLFRAGSHEEALEMRFQDFARLEWPLVATFIQQPSREKEPQDKASYEAPMEDSGAQA
- a CDS encoding O-antigen ligase family protein, which encodes MAPGSHRVSRYTAFAEVALAALLVLGPVALGGAARWVSWPLGVLSGAAAVLAFVGARRQGETPRVPLLAAPLVGGVVLCLLQLVPLPPGVLAVVSPEAAALREDVLVPLGLTDWRPVSLEPSATWRELAKHLAYLLTFVAAVQVCRARASRQRLLAVLVFTGAAVAAVGLGHALFGVDTLFGLRAYVHARPPLVTPFGNPNHLAGFLGLCATVAVGLALSKQPRSRAWPFAMAALVSGAGVLLSLSRAGIVFFVFGQVLLAAWLMKQRREARTPARPAWGRGAAVLLGLLATLSVGAYLAADQLWAEARSVDGVESLRRGKMEPWPMMARAARAFPVLGMGRGAFEAAFPRYQTEPNPNTFTHPENLLLQVAAEWGVPGLLLLPLGVWAFVRRVRREDHGPVELAVLSGVAALVLHNLFDFSLELPACAVAVAVVLGAVARPREAERMAMGRARTGALPVRPALALAAGLTVVMLVALVPGRRRMADAEALLAERVSARAPGTEVRALGLQLIDVHPADYLLYRLVAMGSVSDGAAGAKDALAFVNHTLYLRPLDASAHRVAARALLHLGRREQAFLEYRLAQEAGDTRVLLGEAMPRARTVEELKTLTPEAPGQLEELAQALVGMPSRRALGFAWLVWAREHFEGRPEATALWMQEARGRLAQRDLPEAEAACAQVERRAPDALSTHLLRADVWRAQGKHAEALQSLEALVKRFPHDAELAFTLAARQQEAGLTRRSRDTLAAVTPYLTDLRQRARLLSLEADSFEREGLLARALEQRRSVVGMLPGPESHFAVARLQELLSRYDAAARSVHEGLRLMPLNDARRAEGEAWATRLEARERALQDAHKGALLEDAKARELDLSSPPALSDAPAP